Proteins encoded by one window of Massilia sp. NR 4-1:
- a CDS encoding peroxiredoxin produces MTLRLGDTAPDFEQDSSIGPIKFHEWAGNSWVVLFSHPADFTPVCTTELGLTAKLKPEFDKRNVKAIALSVDPAEAHKEWIKDIEETQKTVVGFPIIADSDKKVSVLYDMIHPEQSVTATVRSLFVIDPSKKVRLSITYPMSTGRNFDEVLRVIDALQLTDAHTVATPGNWKDGDDVIIPLTVQDPEVIKQKYPKGYTAARPYLRVTPQPNK; encoded by the coding sequence ATGACTTTACGCCTTGGCGACACCGCGCCGGATTTTGAACAAGATTCCTCGATCGGACCAATCAAATTCCACGAATGGGCGGGCAATTCCTGGGTCGTGCTGTTCTCGCACCCGGCCGACTTCACCCCGGTCTGCACCACGGAACTGGGCCTGACCGCCAAGCTGAAACCGGAATTTGACAAGCGCAATGTGAAAGCGATTGCCCTGTCGGTGGACCCGGCCGAAGCCCACAAGGAATGGATCAAGGACATCGAAGAGACCCAGAAGACCGTGGTCGGCTTCCCCATCATCGCCGACTCCGACAAGAAGGTCTCGGTGCTGTACGACATGATCCACCCCGAGCAGTCCGTGACCGCCACCGTGCGCTCGCTGTTCGTGATCGACCCGAGCAAAAAAGTGCGCCTGTCCATCACCTACCCGATGAGCACCGGCCGCAACTTCGATGAAGTGCTGCGCGTGATCGACGCCCTGCAACTGACCGACGCCCACACCGTGGCCACCCCCGGCAACTGGAAAGACGGCGACGACGTCATCATCCCGCTGACCGTGCAAGACCCGGAAGTGATCAAGCAAAAATACCCGAAAGGCTACACCGCGGCCCGTCCCTACCTGCGCGTGACCCCGCAACCGAACAAATAA
- a CDS encoding IclR family transcriptional regulator — protein sequence MKIESVPEQKTTIQVIERMVALLDALAKYPDPVSLKELSKVSGLHPSTAHRILNDMVLTRFVDRVEPGTYRLGMRLLELGNVVKSRLSVREAALDFMRSLHKKTQQTINLSVRQGDEIVYIDRAFSERSGMQVVRAIGGRGPLHLTSTGKLFLSVDEPKAIRAYATRTGLAGHNKNSITDLSKLERELSLVRARGYARDNEELELGVRCMAAGIRDDSGKLVAGLSISAPADRLQEEWLEDLVTTANQISATLGYMPAAE from the coding sequence ATGAAAATTGAATCCGTCCCGGAACAAAAGACGACCATTCAGGTAATCGAGCGCATGGTGGCCTTGCTGGACGCATTGGCCAAATATCCCGACCCTGTGAGCTTGAAGGAATTGTCCAAGGTCTCCGGCCTGCACCCGTCCACCGCCCACCGCATCCTCAACGATATGGTGCTGACCCGCTTCGTCGACCGCGTCGAGCCGGGCACTTACCGCCTCGGCATGCGCCTGCTGGAACTGGGCAATGTGGTCAAGAGCCGGCTTTCCGTGCGCGAAGCGGCGCTCGATTTCATGCGCTCCCTGCACAAGAAAACCCAGCAGACCATCAATCTCTCGGTGCGCCAGGGCGACGAGATCGTGTATATCGACCGCGCCTTCTCCGAACGCTCGGGCATGCAGGTGGTGCGCGCCATCGGCGGCCGCGGCCCGCTGCACCTGACTTCGACCGGCAAGCTCTTCCTGTCGGTGGACGAGCCGAAAGCCATCCGCGCCTATGCCACGCGCACCGGCCTGGCCGGGCACAACAAGAATTCCATCACGGATTTAAGCAAGCTGGAGCGGGAACTGAGCCTGGTGCGCGCGCGCGGCTACGCGCGCGACAATGAGGAGCTGGAACTGGGCGTGCGCTGCATGGCGGCCGGCATCCGCGACGATTCGGGCAAGCTGGTCGCGGGCCTGTCGATCTCGGCCCCGGCCGACCGTCTGCAGGAAGAGTGGCTGGAAGACCTGGTCACCACCGCCAACCAGATTTCCGCCACGCTCGGTTACATGCCGGCAGCCGAATAA
- a CDS encoding alpha/beta hydrolase, producing the protein MAASLLSHYRVLVAPGLHNSGPDHWQSRWQRLYPSFRRVEQQNWDDPHLPTWGARLDAVRAEQARPTLIVAHSFGSLTTAYSLARDPRLVAGVLLVAPADPEKFGVTHLLPHEKLPCPSIMIASTNDPWMSAARAALWAKRWGSEFIDGGALGHINSESGLGDWIFGQRQLQILAERVHNERLLSV; encoded by the coding sequence ATGGCAGCCAGCTTGCTTTCGCACTACCGGGTTCTGGTGGCGCCGGGCCTGCACAATAGCGGGCCGGATCATTGGCAGAGCCGCTGGCAGCGCCTGTATCCGAGCTTTCGCCGCGTCGAGCAGCAGAACTGGGACGACCCTCATCTGCCGACCTGGGGCGCGCGCCTGGATGCGGTGCGCGCCGAGCAGGCGCGCCCCACGCTGATCGTGGCGCACAGCTTCGGCAGCCTGACCACGGCCTACAGCCTGGCGCGCGATCCGCGTCTGGTTGCCGGCGTGCTGCTGGTGGCGCCGGCCGATCCCGAAAAATTCGGCGTCACGCATTTGCTGCCGCATGAAAAGCTGCCCTGTCCCTCCATCATGATCGCCAGTACCAATGATCCCTGGATGTCGGCCGCGCGCGCCGCGCTGTGGGCCAAACGCTGGGGCAGCGAATTTATAGACGGCGGCGCTCTGGGACATATCAACTCCGAATCCGGTTTAGGCGACTGGATTTTCGGCCAGCGCCAATTGCAAATATTGGCGGAACGAGTGCACAATGAGCGGCTGTTGTCTGTTTAA
- the cysW gene encoding sulfate ABC transporter permease subunit CysW, translated as MSGAPVSTPRRGELPSAPNVLEPVWVRGVLIAVALTFLTLFLFVPLVAVFAEALKKGWETYVHAIVEDDAISAIKLTLLTAAIAVPLNLIFGVAASWCIAKFEFRGKSLLLTLIDLPFSVSPVISGLIYVLLFGAQGWFGPWLQEHDIKILFAVPGIVLATIFVTFPFVARELIPLMQAQGNEEEEAAVVLGASGWQTFFRVTLPNIKWGLLYGVILCNARAMGEFGAVSVVSGHIRGETNTMPLQVEILYNEYNFAAAFAVASLLALLALVTLALKTFIEWRLHENRADEATEH; from the coding sequence ATGAGCGGCGCACCTGTATCGACGCCACGCCGTGGCGAATTGCCTTCGGCGCCGAATGTGCTGGAACCGGTCTGGGTGCGCGGCGTGCTGATCGCCGTGGCGCTGACCTTCCTCACGCTATTCCTCTTCGTGCCGCTGGTGGCGGTGTTTGCCGAAGCGCTGAAGAAAGGCTGGGAAACCTATGTCCACGCCATCGTGGAAGACGACGCCATCTCGGCCATCAAACTGACTTTGCTGACGGCGGCCATCGCCGTGCCTTTGAACCTGATCTTTGGCGTGGCCGCTTCCTGGTGCATCGCCAAGTTCGAATTCCGCGGCAAGAGCCTGCTGCTGACGCTGATCGATCTGCCGTTCTCGGTGTCGCCGGTGATCTCGGGCCTGATCTATGTGCTGCTGTTCGGCGCCCAGGGCTGGTTCGGTCCGTGGCTGCAGGAGCATGACATCAAGATCCTGTTCGCCGTGCCAGGCATCGTGCTGGCCACCATCTTCGTCACTTTCCCCTTCGTGGCGCGCGAGCTGATTCCGCTCATGCAGGCGCAGGGCAATGAGGAAGAGGAAGCGGCCGTGGTGCTGGGCGCGTCCGGCTGGCAGACCTTCTTCCGCGTGACGCTGCCGAACATCAAATGGGGCCTGCTGTACGGCGTGATCCTGTGCAATGCGCGGGCCATGGGCGAATTCGGCGCGGTGTCGGTGGTGTCCGGGCATATCCGCGGCGAGACCAACACCATGCCGCTGCAGGTGGAGATTCTCTACAACGAGTACAACTTCGCCGCCGCCTTCGCCGTGGCGTCCCTGCTGGCCCTGCTGGCCCTGGTGACGCTGGCGCTGAAAACCTTTATCGAATGGCGCTTGCACGAGAACCGCGCCGACGAAGCTACGGAGCATTGA
- the cysT gene encoding sulfate ABC transporter permease subunit CysT: MSAVALPASVPVPAQARSAPYRVMPGFNLSLGFTIFYLTLIVLIPLSAVFLKTFTMSWEGFWSAVSSERVVASYRLTFGAALIGAFLNVIFGGVVAWVLVRYNFPGKRLIDALVDLPFALPTAVAGITLTALYSSNGWFGRFIEGVLGIKVAFTPIGVVIALTFIGLPFVVRTVQPVLEDAERELEEAAASLGASALQTFIRVVFPTILPSLMTGFALAFARATGEYGSVIFIAGNMPMVSEITPLFIITKLEQYDYAGATAIAVVMLVVSFFLLLAINLLQAWARGKGGKK, translated from the coding sequence ATGTCAGCAGTCGCTTTGCCGGCTTCAGTGCCGGTGCCAGCCCAAGCCAGGAGCGCGCCCTATCGGGTGATGCCGGGCTTTAATCTCTCGCTTGGCTTCACCATCTTTTACCTGACGCTGATCGTTCTGATCCCGCTGTCGGCCGTGTTCCTGAAAACGTTTACCATGAGCTGGGAGGGCTTCTGGAGCGCCGTCTCGTCCGAGCGCGTGGTGGCCTCCTACCGCCTGACCTTCGGCGCGGCCCTGATCGGCGCCTTCCTCAACGTGATCTTCGGCGGCGTCGTGGCCTGGGTGCTGGTGCGCTATAACTTCCCCGGCAAGCGCCTGATCGATGCGCTGGTCGACCTGCCTTTCGCGCTGCCGACCGCCGTTGCCGGCATCACGCTGACGGCCCTGTATTCCTCCAATGGCTGGTTCGGCCGCTTCATCGAGGGCGTGCTGGGCATCAAGGTGGCGTTCACGCCGATCGGCGTGGTGATCGCGCTGACCTTCATCGGCCTGCCCTTCGTGGTGCGCACGGTGCAGCCGGTGCTGGAAGACGCCGAGCGCGAACTGGAAGAGGCGGCGGCCAGCCTGGGCGCCAGCGCGCTGCAAACCTTCATCCGCGTGGTCTTCCCCACCATCCTGCCGTCGCTGATGACCGGCTTCGCGCTGGCCTTTGCGCGCGCCACCGGCGAATACGGTTCGGTGATCTTCATCGCCGGGAATATGCCGATGGTGTCGGAGATTACGCCGCTGTTCATCATCACCAAGCTGGAACAGTACGACTATGCCGGCGCGACCGCGATTGCGGTGGTGATGCTGGTGGTGTCCTTCTTCCTGCTGCTGGCGATCAATCTGCTGCAAGCCTGGGCGCGCGGCAAGGGAGGCAAGAAATGA
- a CDS encoding CysB family HTH-type transcriptional regulator, with the protein MNFQQLRSIREAARRNYNLTEVANALFTSQPGVSRQIRELEDELGVVIFERNGKRLTGLTEPGKGILKIIDRLLVEAENLQQASMEYTGQNSGTLTIAATHTQARYALPKAVQSFRTSFPDVRIALQQSAPDHIAEWVLSGKADIGIATEGLSQFPDLVSFPCYRWSHLVVVPDGHPLLARTPVKLEDLAEFPLITYDVGFTGRGHIDAAFARAEVRPDIVLTAMDSDVIKQYVALGLGVGIVASMAFDHGRDKGLRAIEASHLFAANTTRLAVRRGAYLRAYAYEFIQQFAPELRRSDIDLALNGAEAA; encoded by the coding sequence ATGAATTTCCAGCAACTGCGTTCGATACGCGAAGCGGCCCGCCGCAATTACAACCTGACCGAGGTGGCGAACGCCTTGTTCACTTCCCAGCCTGGCGTGAGCCGCCAGATCCGCGAACTGGAGGATGAGCTGGGCGTGGTCATCTTCGAGCGCAACGGCAAGCGCCTGACCGGCCTGACGGAGCCGGGCAAGGGCATCCTCAAGATCATCGACCGCCTGCTGGTGGAAGCGGAAAACCTGCAGCAGGCCAGCATGGAATACACGGGCCAGAACAGCGGCACGCTGACCATCGCCGCCACCCACACCCAGGCGCGCTATGCGCTGCCGAAAGCGGTGCAGAGCTTCCGTACCTCCTTCCCGGACGTGCGCATCGCCTTGCAGCAAAGCGCGCCGGACCATATCGCGGAGTGGGTCTTGTCGGGCAAGGCCGATATCGGCATCGCCACCGAAGGCCTGTCGCAGTTCCCGGACCTGGTGTCCTTCCCTTGCTACCGCTGGAGCCACCTGGTGGTGGTGCCGGACGGCCATCCGCTGCTGGCGCGCACCCCGGTCAAGCTGGAAGACCTGGCCGAGTTCCCGCTGATTACCTATGACGTGGGCTTTACCGGCCGTGGCCACATCGACGCCGCGTTCGCGCGCGCCGAGGTGCGTCCCGACATCGTGCTGACCGCGATGGATTCAGACGTCATCAAGCAGTATGTGGCGCTGGGCCTGGGCGTGGGCATCGTGGCCTCCATGGCGTTCGACCATGGCCGCGACAAGGGCTTGCGCGCCATCGAGGCCTCGCACCTGTTCGCCGCCAACACCACGCGGCTGGCGGTGCGCCGCGGCGCCTATCTGCGCGCCTATGCCTATGAGTTCATCCAGCAGTTCGCGCCGGAGCTGCGCCGCTCCGATATCGACCTGGCTTTGAACGGCGCCGAAGCTGCCTGA
- a CDS encoding sulfate/molybdate ABC transporter ATP-binding protein: protein MTIAVKNINKRFGDFVALNNVSLDFPQGELTALLGPSGCGKTTLLRCIAGLEHPDSGQVLLDGEDASDRHVRERQVGFVFQHYALFKHMTVFENVAFGLRVKPRSERPSEDQIRRKVKELLELVQLDWLADRYPPQLSGGQRQRIALARALAVEPRVLLLDEPFGALDAKVRKELRRWLRRLHDELHVTSIFVTHDQEEALEVADQVVLMNKGTVEQLGAPEQVYNHPASPFVYGFLGNVNVFHGRVHEGVLASGDISFNVPDHGGVRDSQGTAYVRPHDLEIDRYTTGAEGIVVKLRRAHAIGPLAQLDLERADNAELIEAVMSNERFSHLGLKDGETLVVRPKRLHVFVDGGATL, encoded by the coding sequence ATGACCATCGCAGTCAAGAACATCAACAAGCGTTTTGGCGACTTCGTCGCCCTCAACAACGTTTCGCTCGACTTCCCGCAGGGCGAGCTGACGGCGCTGCTCGGTCCATCGGGCTGCGGCAAGACCACGCTGCTGCGCTGCATCGCCGGCCTGGAGCATCCGGATTCGGGCCAGGTGCTGCTCGACGGCGAGGATGCGTCCGACCGCCATGTGCGCGAGCGCCAGGTGGGCTTCGTGTTCCAGCACTATGCGCTGTTCAAGCATATGACGGTGTTCGAGAACGTGGCGTTCGGCCTGCGCGTGAAGCCGCGCAGCGAGCGTCCTTCCGAGGACCAGATCCGGCGCAAGGTCAAGGAGCTGCTGGAGCTGGTGCAGCTGGACTGGCTGGCCGACCGCTATCCGCCGCAGCTCTCGGGCGGCCAGCGTCAACGTATCGCGCTGGCGCGCGCGCTGGCGGTGGAGCCGCGCGTGCTGCTGCTGGACGAGCCTTTCGGCGCGCTCGATGCCAAGGTGCGCAAGGAACTGCGCCGCTGGTTGCGCCGCCTGCACGACGAGCTGCATGTGACGTCGATCTTCGTCACCCACGACCAGGAGGAGGCGCTGGAAGTGGCCGACCAGGTGGTGCTGATGAACAAGGGCACGGTCGAGCAGCTGGGCGCGCCGGAACAGGTCTACAACCATCCGGCTTCGCCCTTCGTCTACGGCTTCCTGGGCAATGTGAACGTGTTCCATGGCCGCGTGCATGAAGGCGTGCTGGCCAGCGGCGATATCAGCTTCAATGTGCCGGACCACGGCGGCGTGCGCGATTCGCAAGGCACGGCTTATGTGCGTCCGCACGATCTGGAGATCGACCGCTATACCACTGGCGCGGAAGGCATCGTCGTCAAGCTGCGCCGCGCGCATGCCATCGGCCCGCTGGCCCAGCTGGATCTGGAGCGCGCCGACAACGCCGAATTGATCGAGGCCGTGATGTCCAATGAACGCTTCAGCCATTTGGGCTTGAAGGATGGTGAAACCCTGGTCGTGCGGCCCAAGCGCCTGCACGTCTTTGTCGATGGAGGTGCGACCCTATGA
- a CDS encoding diacylglycerol kinase, translating into MEQPVSEFKSKSGLKRILSAFFYSVDGLKSAWRHEHAFRQELMLFVFGGIIAMFLPVSAFQKLVLIGVLVLVLIVELINSAIEAVVDRISLDRHPLSKNAKDFGSAAVLLACLLAGATWAVVLFNRFY; encoded by the coding sequence ATGGAACAGCCTGTCAGCGAATTCAAAAGCAAAAGCGGTTTGAAACGTATCCTGTCCGCCTTCTTTTATTCGGTGGACGGCTTGAAATCGGCCTGGCGCCACGAGCACGCCTTCCGCCAGGAGTTGATGCTGTTCGTTTTCGGCGGCATTATCGCCATGTTCCTGCCGGTCTCGGCTTTTCAGAAACTGGTGCTGATCGGCGTGCTGGTGCTGGTGCTGATCGTGGAGCTGATCAACTCGGCCATCGAAGCCGTGGTCGACCGCATTTCGCTGGATCGTCACCCGCTGTCGAAGAATGCCAAGGATTTTGGCAGTGCAGCAGTGTTGCTCGCCTGCCTGCTGGCCGGCGCCACTTGGGCGGTGGTGCTGTTCAACCGCTTTTACTGA
- a CDS encoding sulfate ABC transporter substrate-binding protein, producing the protein MLSKKIFAAAAFASAVLPAFAADVNLLNVSYDPTRELYQDVNAAFAKDWKARTGDNVKIKQSHGGSGKQGRAVIDGLEADVVTLALAYDIDAIAEKGLLNKDWQKRLGHNSTPYSSTIVFLVRKGNPKGIKDWGDLVKPGIAVITPNPKTSGGARWNHLAAYGYALRQPGGNEASARDYLKKLYKNVPVLDSGARGATTTFVERGIGDVLLAWENEALLAIKELGPDKVEIVAPSISILAEPPVAIVDKVVDKRGTRKVAEAYLNFLYTDAAQELIAKNYYRPTVEKEAKKYAAQFPNVKLFTISQVAGDWDKAQKTHFADGGVFDQIYQPNK; encoded by the coding sequence ATGCTGTCCAAGAAAATCTTTGCCGCTGCTGCCTTTGCTTCCGCCGTCCTGCCTGCGTTCGCCGCCGATGTGAACCTGCTGAATGTCTCCTACGACCCGACGCGGGAACTGTACCAGGATGTGAACGCCGCCTTCGCCAAAGACTGGAAGGCGCGCACCGGCGACAATGTGAAGATCAAGCAGTCGCATGGCGGCTCGGGCAAGCAGGGGCGCGCCGTGATCGATGGCCTGGAAGCCGATGTGGTCACGCTGGCGCTGGCCTATGATATCGACGCCATTGCCGAAAAAGGCTTGCTCAACAAGGACTGGCAAAAACGCCTGGGCCATAATTCCACGCCCTACAGCTCGACCATCGTTTTCCTGGTACGCAAGGGCAATCCGAAAGGCATCAAGGACTGGGGCGATCTGGTCAAGCCGGGCATCGCCGTCATCACCCCGAACCCGAAAACCTCCGGCGGCGCGCGCTGGAACCACCTGGCCGCCTATGGCTACGCCCTGCGCCAGCCGGGCGGTAATGAAGCCTCGGCGCGCGACTATCTGAAAAAACTGTACAAGAACGTGCCGGTGCTCGATTCCGGCGCGCGCGGCGCCACCACCACCTTCGTCGAGCGCGGCATCGGCGACGTGCTGCTGGCCTGGGAAAACGAAGCCCTGCTGGCGATCAAGGAGCTGGGTCCGGACAAGGTCGAAATCGTGGCGCCTTCCATCAGCATCCTGGCCGAACCGCCGGTCGCCATCGTCGACAAGGTGGTCGACAAGCGCGGCACGCGCAAGGTGGCGGAAGCGTATCTGAACTTCCTGTACACCGATGCGGCGCAGGAGCTGATCGCCAAGAACTACTACCGTCCGACCGTGGAAAAGGAAGCGAAGAAATATGCCGCCCAGTTCCCCAATGTGAAGCTGTTCACCATCTCGCAGGTGGCGGGCGACTGGGATAAGGCGCAGAAGACCCACTTTGCCGATGGCGGCGTGTTCGACCAGATCTACCAGCCGAACAAGTAA